A genomic stretch from Onychostoma macrolepis isolate SWU-2019 chromosome 02, ASM1243209v1, whole genome shotgun sequence includes:
- the kdsr gene encoding 3-ketodihydrosphingosine reductase, translating into MSSEEALGSALSHWLSFNSWWLLLPFVMLLVVAAFIVAFVLLLYMISPLISPKPLKLNGAHVVVTGGSSGIGKCIAMECYKHGAFITLVARDEHKLVQAKKEVEKCAINDKQVVLCISVDVSKDYNQVESVIKQAQEKLGPVDMLVNCAGMSISGKFEEVEVDRFKKLMEVNYLGSVYPTRAVITTMKERRMGRIMFVSSQAGQIGLFGYTAYSPSKFALRGLAEALQMEMKPYNIYVTVAHPPDTDTPGFAEENKTKPLETKLISETSGVCQPEQVAKIVVKDAVQGNFTSSFGPDGYMLSALTCGMSPVTSITEGLQQIVTMGLFRTIALFYLGSFDSIVRRCMIQREQSKAADKRE; encoded by the exons ATGTCCTCTGAGGAGGCTCTCGGCTCCGCGCTCTCACACTGGCTCTCCTTTAACTCCTGGTGGCTGCTTCTGCCTTTCGTTATGCTCCTGGTAGTGGCTGCTTTCATCGTGGCCTTCGTGCTGCTGCTGTACATGATATCCCCGTTAATAAGCCCCAAACCTCTCAAACTGAACGGGGCCCATGTGGTG GTGACCGGAGGCAGCAGTGGGATTGGGAAGTGTATTGCCATGGAATGCTACAAACACGGTGCCTTCATCACTCTGGTGGCACGAGATGAG CACAAACTGGTTCAAGCCAAGAAAGAAGTGGAGAAATGTGCCATAAATGATAAGCAA GTGGTGCTTTGCATTTCTGTTGATGTGTCCAAAGACTACAACCAGGTGGAGAGCGTCATAAAACAA GCTCAAGAGAAGCTGGGTCCTGTGGACATGCTGGTGAATTGTGCTGGGATGTCTATATCTGGGAAGTTTGAGGAAGTGGAAGTCGACCGCTTCAAG AAACTGATGGAGGTGAACTATCTGGGCAGCGTTTACCCCACCCGGGCAGTGATCACCACTATGAAGGAAAGGCGGATGGGCCGCATCATGTTTGTGTCATCACAGGCAGGACAGATCGGCCTCTTTGGTTACACGGCGTACTCGCCGTCCAAATTCGCCCTGCGTGGTCTGGCTGAGGCCTTACAGATGGAG ATGAAGCCCTATAATATCTATGTAACTGTGGCGCATCCTCCAGATACTGACACTCCAGGGTTTGCGGAAGAGAATAAGACTAAG CCTCTGGAGACTAAGTTAATTTCAGAAACATCTGGAGTCTGTCAGCCTGAGCAAGTAGCAAAAATTGTGGTGAAGGATGCAGTG CAGGGAAATTTCACCAGCTCATTCGGACCTGATGGCTACATGCTGTCAGCGCTGACCTGTGGGATGTCACCGGTTACCTCCATCACTGAGGGGCTGCAGCAG ATTGTGACGATGGGGTTGTTCCGCACCATTGCTCTCTTCTACCTGGGCAGCTTCGACAGCATCGTCCGCCGCTGCATGATCCAGAGAGAACAGTCCAAAGCAGCGGACAAGAGGGAGTAG